A stretch of the Actinomyces faecalis genome encodes the following:
- the trpB gene encoding tryptophan synthase subunit beta, producing the protein MTTSATGSDPRPELRPVDERLVRTGTVLDSIVDGRRSRLAELRARFGHLRAAEMPRSQRSFADALRTRSGEGASPQPALVLECKSASPSRGTIRHGYDPAALASSYLPWACAVSVLTESDHFGGSFEDLAAVRAVVDVPVLCKDFIVDPVQVLAARSLGADAILLMLSVVPDDVYRELAALAAHLGMDVLTEVSTHEEMHRAAELGATVVGINNRDLRTLTTDIARTEEMAPLAPAGVVLVGESGVETADDVRRLAGLVDALLIGSSVSSSPEPAVVAEVLATAVPAGAGRSVAPGAGQAGAQSAGEPNLPTDAAASSASQPAAREHEGHTHPRLPAYFGPYGGQYVPELLIPALDQLEDAFIEAQTDPSFHAELDELMRRYLGRPTPVTELRNLPREGNARIFLKREDLTHGGAHKGNQVLGQALLARRMGKSRIIAETGAGQHGTATAMVCALLGLECTIYMGATDVVRQAANVERMELMGAQVVPVASGAGTLKDAVNEALRDWTASFRTTHYLLGTAAGAHPFPTVVHEYHRVISREARAQVLAMTGRLPDEVIACVGGGSNAIGMFSEFVGDDGVGLIGVEPAGEGLGSGRHGAPINAGKVGILHGARSYLMRTDEGQVEESFSVSAGLDYPGVGPEHAWLADSGRARYVGVTDDEAVDAFVQLSRWEGIIPALESAHALAQALKIARETPADAPTPHLLVCLSGRGDKDLEQIRMRLGGSFSCDGAVARAAAMVEEMGKRTEYVGLARTEAAASGPGQPGPGAAEAAPDTTDEEA; encoded by the coding sequence ATGACCACCTCTGCCACTGGCAGCGACCCCCGTCCCGAGCTGCGGCCGGTCGACGAACGGCTCGTGCGCACCGGTACCGTGCTGGACTCGATCGTGGACGGCAGGCGATCCCGCCTGGCTGAGCTGCGTGCACGCTTCGGCCACCTGCGCGCCGCGGAGATGCCTCGCTCGCAGCGCTCCTTCGCCGACGCGCTGCGCACCCGCTCGGGCGAGGGCGCCAGCCCTCAGCCGGCCCTGGTCCTGGAGTGCAAGTCGGCCTCACCCTCACGCGGGACGATCCGCCACGGCTACGACCCGGCGGCGCTGGCCTCCTCTTACCTACCGTGGGCCTGCGCCGTCTCGGTGCTCACTGAGTCTGACCACTTCGGCGGCTCCTTCGAGGACCTGGCTGCGGTGCGCGCGGTGGTCGACGTGCCGGTGCTGTGCAAGGACTTCATCGTCGACCCCGTCCAGGTGCTCGCGGCCCGCAGCCTGGGCGCGGACGCGATCCTGCTCATGCTCTCGGTGGTGCCTGACGACGTCTACCGCGAGCTGGCGGCCCTGGCCGCCCACCTGGGGATGGACGTGCTGACCGAGGTCTCCACGCACGAGGAGATGCACCGGGCAGCCGAGCTGGGCGCCACGGTGGTGGGTATCAACAACCGTGACCTGCGCACCCTGACCACCGACATCGCCAGGACCGAGGAGATGGCCCCGCTCGCCCCCGCGGGCGTGGTGCTGGTGGGCGAGTCAGGGGTGGAGACAGCCGACGACGTCCGTCGCCTGGCCGGGCTCGTTGACGCCCTGCTCATCGGCTCCTCGGTCTCCTCCTCGCCCGAGCCGGCGGTGGTCGCCGAGGTGCTGGCTACGGCGGTGCCGGCGGGGGCGGGCCGGTCTGTCGCGCCCGGTGCCGGGCAAGCCGGCGCCCAGTCGGCTGGAGAGCCAAACCTGCCCACTGACGCGGCGGCGTCGTCGGCCAGCCAGCCTGCTGCCCGCGAGCACGAGGGTCACACCCACCCGCGCCTGCCCGCCTACTTCGGCCCCTACGGCGGGCAGTACGTGCCCGAGCTGCTGATCCCTGCCCTGGACCAGCTAGAGGACGCCTTTATCGAGGCCCAGACTGACCCGTCCTTCCACGCCGAGCTCGACGAGCTGATGCGCCGCTACCTGGGCCGTCCCACCCCGGTCACCGAGCTGCGCAACCTGCCGCGCGAGGGCAACGCCAGGATCTTCCTCAAGCGTGAGGACCTCACCCACGGCGGGGCGCACAAGGGCAACCAGGTGCTCGGCCAGGCACTCCTGGCCAGGCGCATGGGCAAGAGCCGCATCATCGCCGAGACCGGAGCGGGCCAGCACGGCACCGCCACCGCGATGGTGTGCGCGCTGCTGGGACTGGAGTGCACGATCTACATGGGCGCGACCGACGTGGTGCGTCAGGCGGCCAACGTCGAGCGCATGGAGCTCATGGGAGCCCAGGTGGTGCCGGTGGCCTCGGGGGCGGGCACGCTCAAGGACGCGGTCAACGAGGCGCTGCGCGACTGGACGGCCTCCTTCAGGACCACCCACTACCTGCTGGGCACGGCCGCCGGGGCCCATCCCTTCCCCACGGTCGTCCACGAGTACCACCGCGTCATCTCGCGCGAGGCCCGTGCGCAGGTGCTGGCCATGACCGGCCGCCTGCCTGACGAGGTCATCGCCTGCGTGGGCGGGGGCTCGAACGCGATCGGGATGTTCAGCGAGTTCGTCGGTGACGACGGCGTGGGGCTCATCGGGGTCGAGCCGGCCGGCGAGGGCCTGGGCTCTGGCCGTCACGGCGCTCCGATCAACGCCGGCAAGGTCGGGATCCTGCACGGTGCCCGCTCCTACCTCATGCGCACTGACGAGGGCCAGGTCGAGGAGTCCTTCTCCGTGTCTGCCGGACTGGACTACCCGGGCGTGGGACCCGAGCACGCTTGGCTCGCCGACTCCGGGCGCGCGCGCTACGTGGGGGTCACGGATGACGAGGCTGTGGACGCCTTTGTCCAGCTCTCACGGTGGGAGGGCATCATCCCGGCCCTGGAGAGCGCCCACGCACTGGCCCAGGCGCTCAAGATCGCGCGCGAGACCCCTGCCGACGCCCCGACCCCGCACCTGCTGGTGTGCCTGTCCGGGCGCGGGGACAAGGACCTGGAGCAGATCCGGATGCGGCTGGGTGGCTCCTTCTCCTGCGACGGCGCCGTCGCACGTGCTGCCGCCATGGTGGAGGAGATGGGCAAGCGCACCGAGTACGTCGGGCTCGCCCGGACCGAGGCCGCTGCCTCCGGCCCTGGCCAGCCCGGACCAGGCGCGGCCGAGGCTGCGCCGGACACAACCGACGAGGAGGCCTGA
- the trpA gene encoding tryptophan synthase subunit alpha → MSRYPQMFQRLADAGEGGFVPFVMVGDPDAELSEAVIEALIAAGADALELGVPFSDPVADGPTIQRAHIRALEAGVGFHSALAVVASVRQRHPNLPIGMLIYGNVPFAVGLETFYRECAEAGIDSVLLPDVPVREGDAFSQAAEAAGIDAVYIAPPSASPDTLAGVAGASRGYVYAVSRAGVTGTETASSTVGLAEAVARLRADAAAPVMLGFGISTPEQVAEAIAAGADGAISGSAVVTVVEAHAPALLSAPAGSPERETELETLQAELIEMVGAMKAATR, encoded by the coding sequence ATGTCCCGCTACCCCCAGATGTTCCAGCGGCTGGCCGACGCCGGTGAGGGCGGCTTCGTCCCCTTCGTCATGGTGGGCGACCCCGACGCCGAGCTGAGCGAGGCCGTGATCGAGGCACTCATCGCGGCAGGGGCGGACGCCCTGGAGCTGGGCGTGCCCTTCTCCGACCCGGTCGCCGACGGCCCCACGATCCAGAGGGCCCACATCCGTGCCCTGGAGGCCGGTGTCGGCTTCCACTCGGCGCTGGCGGTGGTGGCCAGCGTGCGCCAACGTCATCCCAACCTTCCCATCGGGATGCTCATCTACGGCAACGTGCCCTTCGCCGTCGGCCTGGAGACCTTCTACCGTGAGTGCGCCGAGGCGGGCATCGACTCGGTCCTGCTGCCCGACGTGCCGGTGCGCGAGGGTGACGCGTTCTCTCAGGCCGCCGAGGCCGCGGGGATCGACGCCGTCTACATCGCCCCGCCCTCAGCCAGTCCTGACACGCTGGCCGGCGTGGCAGGCGCCTCGCGCGGTTACGTCTACGCCGTCTCGCGGGCCGGGGTGACCGGCACCGAGACCGCCTCGTCCACGGTCGGGCTGGCTGAGGCGGTGGCGCGGCTGAGGGCCGACGCCGCCGCACCGGTGATGCTGGGCTTCGGGATCTCGACGCCAGAGCAGGTCGCTGAGGCGATCGCAGCCGGGGCCGACGGGGCGATCTCCGGCTCCGCCGTGGTCACGGTGGTGGAGGCGCACGCCCCCGCCCTGCTGTCGGCGCCGGCAGGCTCGCCTGAGCGCGAGACGGAGCTGGAGACGCTGCAGGCCGAGCTGATCGAGATGGTGGGCGCCATGAAGGCGGCCACGCGATGA
- a CDS encoding anthranilate synthase component II: MRVVLLDNRDSFVYNLVDLFATLGAEIEVYRNTVPADRVRAALEPTAAEADSGQRPVLCLSPGPGHPREAGCLMELVTSALVDDVPTVGICLGFQAIVEGCGGHVDRVGPVHGRSVRVEVTEAGLTDPTFAPLEGGPLDVARYHSLGTRELPPALVGLATTAPTDPAGPGVVMAARHVSRPVVGLQFHPESVLTPAGPAMLRALTADLGRAR, from the coding sequence ATGCGCGTCGTCCTGCTCGACAACCGCGACTCCTTCGTCTACAACCTCGTGGACCTCTTCGCCACGCTCGGAGCCGAGATCGAGGTCTACCGCAACACCGTGCCGGCCGACCGTGTACGAGCCGCCCTGGAGCCGACCGCCGCCGAGGCTGATTCCGGCCAGCGCCCGGTGCTGTGCCTGTCACCGGGCCCCGGCCACCCCCGCGAGGCCGGCTGCCTCATGGAGCTGGTCACCTCCGCTCTGGTCGACGACGTCCCGACGGTCGGCATCTGCCTGGGCTTCCAGGCGATCGTCGAGGGATGCGGCGGGCACGTGGACCGGGTCGGCCCCGTCCACGGCCGCTCGGTGAGGGTGGAGGTCACCGAGGCCGGGCTCACTGACCCTACCTTCGCCCCGCTGGAGGGCGGGCCGCTTGACGTCGCCCGCTACCACTCGCTGGGCACCCGCGAGCTGCCACCAGCGCTCGTGGGCCTGGCGACGACGGCGCCCACGGACCCGGCAGGCCCCGGCGTCGTCATGGCTGCGCGGCACGTCAGCCGCCCCGTCGTCGGCCTGCAGTTCCACCCCGAGTCCGTCCTGACCCCGGCAGGTCCCGCCATGCTGCGGGCCCTGACCGCCGACCTGGGCCGGGCCCGGTAG
- a CDS encoding DedA family protein — MIDRVLDLPWAWAFLFLWVSVMGRANGTYWIGRAVAAGTGRTRWARLLDSPAYDRAQRLAEQWGVLAVPVSFMTVGVQTFVQLWAGVSRMPLRLYLPAVSLGCAIWAAIYSTVGLAVFATWVEAGGWWAIAVVITLAVLVVSLRRRRCAPPPPACRCEPRCAPGDCAPARSTPGLTPGASHDADADLSEPAPSL, encoded by the coding sequence ATGATCGACCGCGTCCTCGACCTGCCCTGGGCCTGGGCCTTCCTGTTCCTGTGGGTCAGTGTCATGGGCCGCGCGAACGGCACCTACTGGATCGGCCGGGCCGTCGCGGCCGGCACCGGGCGCACCCGCTGGGCGCGGCTCCTGGACTCTCCCGCCTACGACCGGGCCCAGCGCCTGGCAGAGCAGTGGGGGGTCCTGGCGGTCCCCGTGTCCTTCATGACGGTGGGCGTGCAGACCTTCGTCCAGCTGTGGGCGGGCGTGAGCCGCATGCCGCTGCGCCTGTACCTGCCGGCCGTGAGCCTGGGCTGCGCGATCTGGGCAGCGATCTACTCCACCGTCGGCCTGGCTGTCTTCGCCACCTGGGTCGAGGCAGGCGGGTGGTGGGCGATCGCCGTCGTCATCACTCTGGCTGTACTCGTCGTCTCGCTACGACGACGGCGCTGCGCTCCCCCGCCGCCGGCCTGCCGCTGTGAGCCCCGGTGCGCACCTGGGGACTGCGCACCTGCACGCTCGACGCCCGGCCTCACGCCCGGAGCGTCTCACGATGCTGACGCCGACTTGTCCGAGCCCGCCCCCTCCCTCTAG
- the lepA gene encoding translation elongation factor 4, whose protein sequence is MSPIPTPEQIASIQPASTPPELLRSFSIIAHIDHGKSTLADRMLQATGVVQPRDMRAQYLDRMDIERERGITIKSQAVRMPWTVEGPEGARTYALNMIDTPGHVDFSYEVSRSLAACEGAVLLVDAAQGVQAQTLANLYMAIEGDLTIIPVLNKIDLPAAEPERHAEEIASIIGCDPADVLKVSGKTGEGVPELLDQIVHAVPAPVGDPDGEARAMIFDSVYDTYRGVVTYVRVVDGALRPRERIEMLSTRADHDLLEIGVISPEPVPTKGLGAGEVGYLITGVKDVRQSRVGDTVTAAARPASTPLAGYQDPKPMVFSGLFPVDGSDFPALRDALDKLRLNDAALTYEPETSVALGFGFRCGYLGLLHLEIIAERLEREFGLDIISTAPSVVYQVTTEDRVVHTVTNPSEFPEGKILDVREPVVSATILTPSEFVGTVMELCQSRRGTMKGMDYLSETRVEMRYTLPLAEIVFDFFDALKSRTRGYASLDYEPDGEQSADLVKVDILLNGDKVDAFSAIVHKDSAYSYGVMLTKRLKELIPRQQFEVPVQAAVGSRIIARETIRALRKDMLAKCYGGDISRKRKLLEKQKEGKKRMKAIGRVEVPQEAFIAALGADTPTGKDK, encoded by the coding sequence GTGTCACCGATCCCCACGCCCGAGCAGATCGCGAGCATCCAGCCCGCCTCCACCCCGCCCGAGCTGCTGCGGAGCTTCTCGATCATCGCCCACATCGACCACGGCAAGTCCACCCTGGCCGACCGCATGCTGCAGGCCACCGGCGTGGTCCAGCCACGCGACATGCGCGCCCAGTACCTGGACCGCATGGACATTGAGCGCGAGCGCGGGATCACCATCAAGTCCCAGGCCGTGCGCATGCCCTGGACCGTCGAGGGACCCGAGGGGGCGCGTACCTACGCCCTCAACATGATCGACACCCCCGGTCACGTCGACTTCTCCTACGAGGTCAGCCGCTCCCTGGCCGCCTGCGAGGGGGCGGTGCTGCTGGTCGACGCCGCCCAGGGCGTCCAGGCCCAGACCCTGGCCAACCTCTACATGGCCATCGAGGGCGATCTCACCATCATCCCGGTGCTCAACAAGATCGACCTGCCGGCCGCTGAGCCTGAGCGCCACGCCGAGGAGATCGCCTCCATCATCGGCTGCGACCCGGCCGACGTCCTCAAGGTCTCGGGCAAGACTGGTGAGGGCGTGCCCGAGCTGCTCGACCAGATCGTGCACGCCGTTCCCGCGCCGGTGGGCGACCCCGACGGCGAGGCGCGTGCCATGATCTTCGACTCCGTCTACGACACCTACCGCGGCGTGGTCACCTACGTGCGCGTGGTCGACGGCGCCCTCAGGCCTCGCGAGCGCATCGAGATGCTCTCCACCCGCGCCGACCACGACCTGCTGGAGATCGGCGTCATCAGCCCCGAGCCCGTGCCGACCAAGGGGCTGGGCGCCGGGGAGGTCGGCTACCTCATCACCGGTGTCAAGGACGTGCGCCAGTCGCGCGTGGGTGACACCGTTACCGCCGCCGCCCGCCCCGCGAGCACCCCCCTGGCTGGCTACCAGGACCCTAAGCCCATGGTCTTCTCCGGCCTGTTCCCGGTGGACGGCTCGGACTTCCCGGCCCTGCGTGACGCCTTGGACAAGCTCAGGCTCAACGACGCGGCACTGACCTACGAGCCCGAGACCTCGGTGGCCCTCGGCTTCGGCTTCCGCTGCGGCTACCTCGGCCTGCTTCACCTGGAGATCATCGCTGAGCGCCTGGAGCGTGAGTTCGGGCTCGACATCATCTCCACCGCTCCTAGCGTGGTCTACCAGGTGACCACCGAGGACCGCGTGGTCCACACGGTGACCAACCCGAGCGAGTTCCCCGAGGGCAAGATCCTGGACGTGCGCGAGCCGGTGGTCTCCGCCACGATCCTGACACCTAGCGAGTTCGTGGGCACCGTCATGGAGCTGTGCCAGTCCCGGCGCGGGACCATGAAGGGGATGGACTACCTGTCCGAGACCCGCGTGGAGATGCGCTACACCCTGCCGCTGGCCGAGATCGTCTTCGACTTCTTCGACGCCCTGAAGTCGCGCACCCGCGGCTACGCCTCCCTGGACTACGAGCCCGACGGCGAGCAGAGCGCGGACCTGGTCAAGGTGGACATCCTCCTCAACGGGGACAAGGTGGACGCCTTCAGCGCGATCGTCCACAAGGACTCCGCCTACTCCTACGGCGTCATGCTTACCAAGCGCCTCAAGGAACTCATCCCCCGCCAGCAGTTCGAGGTCCCGGTCCAGGCCGCGGTGGGCTCGCGCATCATCGCCCGTGAGACCATCCGCGCCCTGCGCAAGGACATGCTGGCCAAGTGCTACGGCGGTGACATCTCCCGTAAGCGCAAGCTGCTGGAGAAGCAGAAGGAGGGCAAGAAGCGCATGAAGGCCATCGGTCGCGTGGAGGTCCCCCAGGAGGCCTTCATCGCCGCGCTGGGTGCAGACACCCCCACCGGCAAGGACAAGTAG
- a CDS encoding type II toxin-antitoxin system PemK/MazF family toxin — MRLGRVLEVLTRILAEVEPREDKGSGSPRGSRRRPRNGTVYPTGSAGRPRSGPPSASATAAVLPYDTARLGLPDFVYAPDPDGDADPGEVVWTWVPYEEDASRGKDRPVLVLARERGRLVVAQMTSKDHDRDAEQEARWGRYWHDVGSGAWDRQGRPSEVRLDRLLLVAPEAVRREGATMDRGTFDGVVAALRAHWTGR, encoded by the coding sequence ATGAGGCTCGGTCGGGTCCTGGAGGTCCTGACGAGGATCCTCGCTGAGGTGGAGCCGCGGGAGGACAAGGGTTCTGGCTCCCCGCGCGGCAGCCGCAGGAGACCGCGCAACGGCACGGTCTACCCCACCGGCTCAGCAGGTCGGCCGCGCTCTGGTCCTCCCAGCGCGTCGGCCACAGCCGCGGTCCTACCCTATGACACCGCCCGGCTAGGCCTGCCGGACTTCGTCTACGCCCCTGACCCGGACGGAGACGCCGACCCCGGTGAGGTGGTGTGGACCTGGGTGCCTTACGAGGAGGACGCCTCCCGGGGCAAGGACCGCCCGGTCCTGGTCCTGGCGCGTGAGCGCGGCCGGCTCGTCGTCGCCCAGATGACGAGCAAGGACCATGACCGCGACGCTGAGCAGGAGGCTCGCTGGGGCCGTTACTGGCACGACGTCGGGTCAGGAGCCTGGGACCGGCAGGGGCGTCCCAGCGAGGTGAGGCTGGACCGGCTGCTCCTCGTCGCCCCAGAGGCAGTCAGACGCGAGGGAGCCACGATGGACCGGGGTACCTTCGACGGCGTGGTCGCGGCGCTGCGTGCCCACTGGACAGGACGCTGA
- a CDS encoding anthranilate synthase component 1, whose amino-acid sequence MTLPPPTVLTRTVRYQADGGLLLEHLAGLGLVPTTQDPSGRARPVDTVLLESVDIATKVSRTTIAVLEASARLTCRGQHVSVQALPTARADGEAAVARLRQSLGSHLGPDDDARPDFLTLTFAPPTSHRQAEERERLKATSSIEPLRVLARAEVDHPHLPLEAGVVAFDYLATFEDLPPVAQGVNTCPDYVFYDARIILVIDHPTREATLVGASVDPAGLRTRLDELASAIDAVDEAALDAAHTRSQAPLSPVVHAVPTQSDDDFAAGVEQMKEAIAAGDVYQVVPSRGFAIPCPDALAAYHELREANPSPYMFYLATPGFELFGASPESALLHSARTGEVSIRPIAGTRPRGLAADGSVDHERDTRLELELRTDAKEVAEHVMLVDLARNDVARVSVPGTRRVVDLLRVDRYSRVMHLVSEVTGTLDPELDALDAFRASMTMGTLTGAPKLRAAELIRTAEGVRRGSYGGSVGYFRGDGELDTCIVIRSAFVADGQALVQAGAGVVADSVPAKEAAETVHKASAVLHAVAAASGARLVIDSQAPSAPATPVAPTATAQEA is encoded by the coding sequence ATGACCCTTCCCCCACCAACCGTCCTGACCCGGACCGTGCGCTACCAGGCCGACGGAGGGCTGCTGCTGGAGCACCTGGCAGGCCTCGGACTGGTGCCCACCACGCAGGACCCCTCCGGTCGAGCACGCCCGGTCGACACCGTCCTGCTGGAGTCGGTCGACATCGCCACCAAGGTCTCACGCACCACCATCGCGGTCCTGGAGGCCTCCGCGCGCCTGACCTGCCGGGGCCAGCACGTGAGCGTCCAGGCCCTTCCCACCGCCCGGGCCGACGGCGAGGCGGCTGTGGCCCGCCTGCGTCAGTCCCTGGGGTCCCACCTCGGCCCCGACGACGACGCCCGCCCCGACTTCCTCACTCTCACCTTCGCGCCCCCCACCTCCCATAGGCAGGCCGAAGAGCGCGAGCGCCTGAAGGCCACCTCCTCGATCGAGCCGCTGCGGGTGCTGGCCAGGGCCGAGGTCGACCACCCGCACCTGCCGCTGGAGGCGGGCGTCGTCGCCTTCGACTACCTGGCCACCTTCGAAGACCTCCCACCAGTTGCCCAGGGGGTCAACACCTGCCCCGACTACGTCTTCTACGACGCCCGGATCATCCTCGTCATCGACCACCCCACGCGTGAGGCCACCCTCGTGGGGGCCAGCGTGGACCCAGCCGGTCTCAGGACGCGCCTGGACGAGCTGGCGTCAGCCATCGACGCCGTCGACGAGGCTGCTCTTGACGCCGCGCACACGAGGAGCCAGGCGCCGCTCTCCCCGGTAGTGCACGCCGTGCCTACCCAGTCCGACGACGACTTTGCCGCCGGGGTCGAGCAGATGAAGGAGGCGATCGCCGCCGGCGACGTCTACCAGGTGGTGCCCTCGCGCGGCTTCGCCATACCCTGCCCGGACGCTCTGGCCGCCTACCACGAGCTGCGCGAGGCCAACCCGAGCCCCTACATGTTCTACCTGGCGACGCCTGGCTTTGAGCTCTTCGGGGCCTCACCTGAGTCCGCACTGCTCCACTCGGCCAGGACCGGCGAGGTCTCCATCCGTCCCATCGCCGGCACCCGGCCGCGCGGGCTCGCCGCCGACGGCAGCGTCGACCACGAGCGCGACACCCGCCTGGAGCTGGAGCTGCGCACGGACGCCAAGGAGGTCGCTGAGCACGTGATGCTCGTGGACCTGGCGCGCAACGACGTCGCCCGGGTGAGCGTCCCGGGGACCCGCCGGGTGGTGGACCTGCTGCGCGTGGACCGCTACTCCCGCGTTATGCACCTGGTCTCCGAGGTCACCGGCACGCTGGACCCGGAGCTGGACGCCCTGGACGCCTTCCGCGCCTCGATGACCATGGGGACGCTCACCGGGGCCCCCAAGCTGCGAGCGGCTGAGCTCATCCGCACGGCCGAGGGAGTGCGTCGCGGTTCCTACGGCGGCTCGGTGGGGTACTTCCGTGGTGACGGCGAGCTGGACACCTGCATCGTCATCCGCTCTGCCTTCGTGGCAGACGGCCAGGCCCTGGTCCAGGCCGGTGCCGGGGTCGTGGCGGACTCGGTGCCGGCCAAGGAGGCCGCTGAGACCGTGCACAAGGCCTCGGCGGTGCTCCACGCGGTGGCGGCAGCCTCCGGGGCCCGGCTCGTCATCGACTCCCAGGCCCCCTCTGCCCCCGCCACCCCGGTCGCCCCGACCGCTACCGCCCAGGAGGCCTGA
- the trpD gene encoding anthranilate phosphoribosyltransferase, protein MSTTPAPAENNALEPEEAEVAHALLRGVVQGHRLSYEEAYAVFTALSAGTFSEVETAALLAGLHARGEEAAEVAGAAAAFRAAARPFPETDVPLFDIVGTGGDGVGTINISTGAGIVAASMGLAVAKHGNRAVSSRTGAADVIAELGLPLDLSPEQAAEVLARDGFTFLFAQAYHPAMRFVAPVRGVLRTPTVFNVLGPLINPAHLSYQVMGVADVTKLDMIASCLHALGREHALVINGLGLDEITVHGTTTVREVSPEGVRSFEVTPEDLGVRTHELSEMLGGEPADNASILREVFAGGGQAGHRDAIAVNAGALLYLAGRVATLREGTEAALEQLASGKVAQHLESMTRGVAAPADAETTQEA, encoded by the coding sequence ATGTCCACCACACCCGCACCCGCCGAGAACAACGCCCTGGAACCTGAGGAGGCGGAGGTCGCCCACGCGCTGCTGCGCGGCGTCGTCCAGGGACACCGTCTGTCCTACGAGGAGGCCTACGCCGTCTTCACTGCTCTGTCTGCCGGCACCTTCTCCGAGGTCGAGACCGCTGCGCTGCTTGCTGGTCTGCACGCCCGCGGCGAGGAGGCGGCGGAGGTTGCCGGTGCCGCCGCAGCCTTCCGTGCCGCTGCCCGCCCCTTCCCCGAGACGGACGTCCCCCTGTTCGACATCGTGGGCACCGGTGGCGACGGCGTGGGCACCATCAACATCTCCACCGGCGCCGGTATCGTCGCCGCCTCCATGGGCCTGGCCGTGGCCAAGCACGGCAACCGGGCCGTGTCCTCCAGGACCGGTGCCGCCGACGTCATCGCCGAGCTCGGCCTACCCCTGGACCTCAGCCCCGAGCAGGCCGCCGAGGTCCTTGCGCGTGACGGCTTCACCTTCCTCTTCGCCCAGGCCTACCACCCGGCCATGCGCTTCGTGGCACCGGTGCGCGGGGTGCTGAGGACCCCGACGGTCTTCAACGTGCTCGGCCCTCTCATCAACCCCGCCCACCTGAGCTACCAGGTCATGGGCGTGGCCGATGTCACCAAGCTGGACATGATCGCCTCCTGCCTCCACGCCCTGGGCCGTGAGCACGCCCTGGTGATCAACGGCCTGGGACTGGACGAGATCACCGTCCACGGCACCACCACCGTGCGTGAGGTCAGCCCTGAGGGCGTGCGGTCCTTCGAGGTCACGCCGGAGGACCTGGGCGTGCGTACCCACGAGCTGTCCGAGATGCTGGGCGGCGAGCCGGCGGACAACGCCTCGATCCTGCGCGAGGTCTTCGCCGGGGGCGGGCAGGCCGGGCACCGTGACGCCATCGCCGTCAACGCCGGCGCCCTGCTCTACCTGGCCGGACGCGTGGCGACGCTGCGCGAGGGCACCGAGGCCGCCCTGGAGCAGCTGGCCAGCGGCAAGGTCGCCCAGCACCTTGAGTCCATGACCCGTGGCGTCGCAGCGCCTGCCGACGCCGAGACCACCCAGGAGGCCTGA
- the rpsT gene encoding 30S ribosomal protein S20 yields the protein MANIKSQIKRIKTNEKARLRNQSVKSELKTYVRRVREAVEAGDKAAAEESLKKAARKLDKAASKGIIHKNQAANRKSKLAKRVASI from the coding sequence GTGGCGAACATCAAGTCCCAGATCAAGCGCATCAAGACCAACGAGAAGGCCCGCCTGCGCAACCAGTCTGTCAAGTCCGAGCTCAAGACCTACGTGCGCCGCGTGCGCGAGGCCGTCGAGGCCGGCGACAAGGCTGCTGCCGAGGAGAGTCTGAAGAAGGCTGCTCGCAAGCTGGACAAGGCCGCTAGCAAGGGCATCATCCACAAGAACCAGGCCGCCAACCGCAAGTCCAAGCTGGCTAAGCGCGTCGCCTCCATCTGA